In Helicobacter pylori, a single genomic region encodes these proteins:
- a CDS encoding DUF4149 domain-containing protein, translating to MKKFGLGVYLLLLGILGGSLIILGVIVAPIVFKASSILPELNLTPFESGKLMAQIFVRFNYVLGAIGFVVLLYEIISFIYYKRSLVYLILGVAIGALCFLFVFYYTPYILNAQKVGEVALQSAEFARSHAQSEWLFKELFVLVCALFFWRLFGKNAF from the coding sequence ATGAAAAAATTTGGTTTAGGGGTGTATTTGCTTCTTTTAGGTATTTTGGGCGGCTCTTTGATCATTCTAGGAGTGATAGTTGCACCCATTGTTTTCAAAGCTTCAAGCATTTTACCTGAATTGAATCTAACTCCCTTTGAGAGCGGGAAACTCATGGCGCAAATCTTTGTGCGTTTCAATTATGTTTTAGGCGCGATCGGTTTTGTAGTGTTACTTTATGAAATCATTTCGTTTATTTATTATAAAAGATCGTTAGTGTATTTGATCCTTGGCGTGGCGATAGGGGCGTTGTGTTTCCTCTTTGTTTTTTATTACACGCCTTATATTTTAAACGCTCAAAAAGTGGGCGAAGTCGCGCTACAAAGCGCTGAATTTGCCCGCTCGCACGCTCAAAGCGAATGGCTGTTTAAGGAATTGTTTGTGCTAGTGTGCGCTTTATTTTTTTGGCGTTTGTTTGGAAAAAATGCGTTTTGA